In the Candidatus Zixiibacteriota bacterium genome, one interval contains:
- a CDS encoding response regulator produces MDEVNKKSILIVDDEAVMRDFLFDVLEDFAVEKASDGDEAIAKIRERAYDLIITDMKMPRVSGEEVVKFARETYPDTPIIIISGYSSLSSVGIALGYGVCAFLSKPFTIKQLRAEVDKSLRSDHRSAGGGAHA; encoded by the coding sequence ATGGACGAAGTCAATAAAAAGAGCATCCTCATCGTTGATGACGAAGCGGTCATGCGCGATTTTCTTTTTGACGTGCTGGAGGATTTCGCGGTCGAAAAAGCCTCCGATGGCGATGAAGCGATTGCCAAGATTAGAGAACGGGCATATGACCTGATTATCACCGATATGAAGATGCCCCGTGTCTCCGGCGAGGAAGTAGTCAAATTCGCGCGGGAAACCTATCCGGATACTCCGATAATTATAATTTCGGGATATTCCAGCCTTTCCTCGGTCGGTATTGCTCTCGGCTACGGCGTCTGCGCTTTCCTTTCGAAGCCGTTTACAATTAAGCAGCTGCGCGCTGAAGTGGATAAATCGCTCCGCAGCGACCACCGCAGCGCCGGAGGGGGCGCCCATGCCTGA
- a CDS encoding response regulator, with the protein MPERMLVIDDAPVIRSFLEEVLRDMGFEVDVAENGRDGFELAKKRDYAIIFCDVHMPILNGLQTVIAIKKLKPESRIVMTDSFPDRQAEQAARAGAYCCLTKPFDLEELKSIIANALKVKAIR; encoded by the coding sequence ATGCCTGAAAGAATGCTGGTAATTGACGATGCCCCGGTTATTCGCTCTTTTCTTGAAGAGGTTCTGCGCGATATGGGCTTCGAGGTCGATGTCGCCGAGAACGGGCGTGACGGCTTCGAACTGGCGAAAAAGAGGGATTACGCCATAATTTTCTGTGATGTCCATATGCCGATATTAAACGGCTTGCAGACGGTCATTGCCATTAAGAAACTGAAGCCGGAGTCGCGCATTGTGATGACCGATTCCTTCCCGGACCGCCAGGCGGAGCAGGCGGCGCGGGCGGGAGCTTATTGCTGTTTAACCAAGCCGTTTGACCTGGAAGAATTGAAGTCAATCATTGCCAATGCTTTAAAAGTTAAAGCTATTCGTTGA